A single genomic interval of Brevundimonas diminuta harbors:
- a CDS encoding helix-turn-helix domain-containing protein, which translates to MVALTEARQAAGLSQYQLADLLSVDQSYVSKYESCRRRLDVIEFLRVVAAIGVQPSSILEQVPPVRPST; encoded by the coding sequence ATGGTCGCTCTGACCGAGGCGCGCCAGGCTGCCGGCTTGTCTCAGTATCAACTGGCCGATCTCTTGAGCGTCGACCAGAGCTATGTCTCGAAGTATGAGAGTTGCCGCAGACGGCTCGACGTCATCGAATTTTTGCGTGTTGTCGCGGCGATCGGTGTCCAACCAAGTTCAATCCTGGAGCAGGTGCCGCCTGTGCGTCCTTCAACGTAA
- a CDS encoding DUF3768 domain-containing protein, giving the protein MSDDRRARICALNDQLRCNHIGGRIVLTPGVVDRGQAFLLTALDAIRRFDEFNEGCDPYGERDFGAITIGSDRLFWKIDYYDQSLTSAAVDPAEETGCVRVMTVMLAAEY; this is encoded by the coding sequence ATGTCTGACGACAGACGTGCGCGCATCTGCGCGCTCAACGACCAGCTTCGTTGCAATCACATCGGCGGCCGCATCGTTCTGACGCCTGGCGTGGTTGATCGCGGCCAAGCGTTTCTGCTGACGGCGCTCGACGCGATCAGGCGGTTCGACGAGTTCAACGAGGGGTGTGACCCGTATGGTGAGCGCGACTTCGGTGCGATCACAATCGGTTCTGACCGACTATTCTGGAAGATCGACTACTACGACCAATCGTTGACCTCCGCCGCTGTCGATCCGGCGGAGGAGACCGGTTGCGTGCGTGTCATGACCGTCATGCTCGCTGCGGAGTACTGA
- a CDS encoding tyrosine-type recombinase/integrase, translating into MAGRQAKLISETMLRRALRRLSRRETANRDRVMLLLSVRAGLRACEIAGLDWSMVLQPNGRVGRVLNIHDRIAKKGGGRRIPVHDDLLCALRAYAGTTDISGPLLPSLRTGKHLRANSVVNWFATLYAEIGATGCSSHSGRRTFITAAARNAHRTGASLRDVQLLAGHRSIEVTQGYIDGDSDAQRRLIGVMGR; encoded by the coding sequence ATGGCAGGACGGCAGGCCAAACTCATATCTGAAACCATGTTGCGTCGCGCGCTCAGACGTCTCAGCCGAAGGGAGACCGCGAACCGTGACCGCGTGATGCTCCTGCTCTCAGTCCGCGCCGGTCTTCGAGCATGCGAAATCGCAGGGCTAGACTGGTCGATGGTGCTTCAACCGAACGGTCGTGTTGGTCGTGTCCTCAACATCCACGACCGAATAGCCAAAAAGGGCGGCGGCCGACGTATCCCTGTGCATGACGATCTTCTCTGCGCCTTGCGCGCCTATGCGGGCACCACAGACATCTCTGGGCCGTTGTTGCCGTCGCTCAGAACCGGCAAGCATCTGCGTGCCAACAGCGTCGTGAACTGGTTCGCAACGCTCTATGCAGAAATCGGCGCGACGGGATGCTCCTCACACAGCGGCCGACGAACGTTCATTACTGCGGCGGCCCGCAATGCGCACCGCACAGGCGCGAGCTTGCGAGATGTTCAACTGCTTGCAGGGCACCGATCAATCGAGGTGACGCAGGGATACATCGATGGCGACAGCGACGCTCAGCGTCGCCTGATCGGTGTGATGGGCCGGTGA
- a CDS encoding tyrosine-type recombinase/integrase — protein MRVKLKGINRVTARLADGRQVTYWYAWRGGPRLTGKPGDPEFIKSYHDAIAQQRESKRAVDTLTGLLDAYEDSADFKNLADATKRGYRAHLRAIAAEFGDLPTELLKDRRTRGELLAWRDRIALTSRRNADYRFSVFARVLSWAVNRGLSPLNPLERPGRLYRAARKGNVWTAEDEAAFLSKAPKHMHLALILALWTGQRQGDLLRLTWSAYDGEKIRLAQNKTGARVLIPVGGPLKMMLDAQRATSTAVTILTTANGMTWTSDGFRTSWGRACEKAGIVDLTFHDLRGTAVTRLALAGCSVPEIATITGHSLRDVGAILDSNYLNRDYGLALSAIEKLETRTKLQNELQNTDSSSPSVPLSPERKPLRLQ, from the coding sequence ATGCGCGTTAAGCTGAAGGGGATCAATCGCGTCACCGCTCGACTCGCTGATGGTCGACAGGTCACCTATTGGTACGCTTGGCGGGGTGGGCCACGTTTGACCGGTAAGCCGGGCGATCCAGAGTTCATCAAAAGCTACCACGACGCCATCGCGCAGCAGCGTGAGTCGAAGCGCGCAGTCGATACGCTCACAGGTCTCTTAGATGCCTACGAGGACTCCGCTGATTTCAAAAATCTCGCGGACGCAACGAAGCGTGGTTATCGCGCGCACCTGCGAGCAATCGCCGCCGAGTTCGGTGACTTACCGACAGAGCTCTTGAAGGATCGGCGTACGCGCGGCGAACTTTTGGCCTGGCGCGATCGCATCGCGCTGACGTCGCGACGCAACGCTGACTACCGATTTTCGGTTTTCGCGCGCGTGCTGTCCTGGGCCGTCAACCGCGGTCTGTCGCCCCTTAATCCGCTTGAACGACCAGGTCGTCTCTATCGCGCGGCGCGCAAGGGGAATGTGTGGACTGCTGAGGATGAGGCGGCGTTCTTGTCCAAAGCGCCTAAACACATGCATCTCGCGCTGATCTTGGCGCTGTGGACGGGGCAGAGACAAGGCGACCTTCTGCGACTGACCTGGTCTGCCTACGACGGCGAGAAGATACGCCTCGCTCAAAACAAGACCGGGGCGCGGGTGCTTATTCCTGTCGGCGGCCCGCTCAAAATGATGCTTGATGCACAGCGCGCGACATCGACAGCGGTGACCATTCTCACGACGGCCAACGGCATGACTTGGACGTCGGATGGATTTCGAACCTCGTGGGGACGGGCGTGCGAGAAAGCAGGTATCGTCGATCTGACGTTTCACGATCTGCGGGGAACGGCTGTGACGCGGTTGGCGCTTGCCGGTTGCTCCGTGCCCGAAATCGCGACCATCACAGGTCACAGCCTGAGGGACGTCGGTGCAATTCTCGATTCAAACTATTTGAATCGCGACTACGGTCTGGCGCTCTCGGCGATCGAAAAGCTCGAAACGAGAACAAAACTGCAAAATGAGCTGCAAAATACAGACAGTTCTTCACCATCTGTTCCGCTGTCGCCGGAGCGAAAACCTCTGCGATTGCAATGA
- a CDS encoding amino acid permease, with protein sequence MAFWNRRRSIDAMMAPHDGPRLKPTLSWPHLLALGVGAIVGTGILTLIGVGAGLAGPAVLISFGLAGLVCACAALAYAELSTMMPAAGSAYTYSYAVLGELIAWIVGWSLILEYSLVVSAVAVGWSGYAVGFLSGLGIDLPTALVAGPHAGGIINLPAVAIIGVVTGLLLLGTKESATLNAVLVLIKIAALVVFVAIALPAFKPEHFTPFMPNGFGAPFVQTGVMAAAAIIFFAFYGFDAISTAAEETKKPERDLAIGIVGSMLVCTALYLVVAAAAIGARPVATFASSPEPLALILRQMGQGTAAQWIAAAAVIALPTVLLAFLFGQSRIFLGMARDGLLPRRLAKVSSRGVPAVVTVFTAIVVAILAGLLPLDELASLANAGTLAAFCSVGVCLIVLRIREPGRKRVFKAPLWPVVGAISVIGCLVFFLSLKPVTQIGFVVWNVVGVAIYLLWSSRNSRLAKGEETAA encoded by the coding sequence ATGGCCTTCTGGAACCGGCGTCGATCGATCGACGCGATGATGGCGCCGCACGACGGACCGCGGCTGAAGCCGACGTTGAGCTGGCCGCACCTGCTGGCCCTGGGCGTTGGGGCCATCGTCGGCACCGGCATCCTGACGCTGATCGGCGTGGGGGCGGGCCTGGCGGGCCCGGCCGTGTTGATCAGCTTCGGCCTTGCGGGACTGGTCTGCGCCTGCGCGGCCCTGGCCTATGCCGAGCTGTCGACCATGATGCCGGCGGCGGGCAGCGCCTACACCTATTCCTATGCCGTGCTGGGCGAGTTGATCGCCTGGATCGTGGGGTGGAGCCTGATCCTGGAATATTCGCTGGTCGTCAGCGCCGTGGCGGTAGGCTGGTCCGGCTATGCGGTCGGTTTCCTGAGCGGGCTGGGGATCGATCTGCCGACGGCGCTGGTCGCCGGGCCGCATGCCGGGGGGATCATCAACCTGCCGGCCGTGGCCATCATCGGGGTGGTCACGGGCCTGCTTCTGCTGGGCACCAAGGAGAGCGCGACGCTGAACGCGGTGCTGGTCCTGATCAAGATCGCGGCGCTGGTGGTGTTCGTCGCCATCGCCCTGCCGGCGTTCAAGCCCGAGCATTTCACGCCCTTCATGCCCAACGGATTCGGCGCGCCCTTCGTCCAGACCGGGGTGATGGCGGCGGCGGCGATCATCTTCTTCGCCTTCTACGGGTTCGACGCCATTTCGACGGCGGCGGAGGAGACCAAGAAGCCCGAGCGTGACCTGGCCATCGGCATCGTCGGGTCCATGTTGGTCTGCACGGCATTGTATCTGGTGGTCGCGGCCGCGGCCATCGGTGCGCGGCCGGTCGCGACCTTCGCCAGCAGCCCCGAGCCTCTGGCCCTGATTCTGCGTCAGATGGGGCAGGGGACGGCGGCCCAGTGGATCGCCGCTGCGGCGGTGATCGCGCTTCCGACCGTCCTGCTGGCCTTCCTGTTCGGCCAGAGCCGCATCTTCCTGGGCATGGCGCGCGACGGCCTGTTGCCGCGCCGCCTCGCCAAGGTGTCGAGCCGAGGCGTGCCGGCGGTGGTGACGGTGTTCACCGCCATCGTCGTGGCGATTCTGGCAGGGCTGTTGCCGCTGGACGAATTGGCGTCGCTGGCCAACGCCGGGACGCTGGCGGCCTTCTGCTCGGTCGGGGTTTGCCTGATCGTGCTGCGTATCCGCGAGCCGGGTCGCAAGCGGGTGTTCAAGGCGCCGCTGTGGCCGGTGGTCGGAGCCATCAGCGTGATCGGCTGCCTGGTCTTCTTCTTGAGCCTGAAGCCGGTGACGCAGATCGGCTTCGTGGTCTGGAACGTGGTCGGCGTGGCGATCTATCTGCTGTGGTCGTCGCGAAACTCGCGCCTGGCCAAGGGCGAGGAGACGGCGGCCTGA
- a CDS encoding Hpt domain-containing protein, producing MALRDLTGAVDFAVLNGMTGGDDAINEEVLGLFVNQAGLWSVMLDPKVEGWRDGVHTIRGAAAGVGARDLAAICAEAEAVDQKLAAPAVERVRDALQAALADVAAYRYELMLRGLKG from the coding sequence ATGGCGCTGCGGGATCTGACGGGCGCGGTCGATTTCGCCGTGCTGAACGGCATGACGGGCGGGGACGACGCCATCAACGAGGAGGTGTTGGGCCTGTTCGTCAATCAGGCCGGTCTGTGGTCCGTCATGCTGGATCCCAAGGTCGAGGGCTGGCGCGACGGGGTCCATACGATCCGAGGCGCGGCGGCGGGCGTCGGCGCGCGAGACCTGGCGGCGATTTGCGCCGAGGCGGAAGCGGTGGATCAGAAACTGGCCGCGCCGGCGGTCGAGCGGGTGCGCGATGCTCTGCAAGCGGCGCTGGCCGATGTCGCGGCCTATCGGTACGAACTGATGCTGCGCGGTCTCAAGGGCTGA
- a CDS encoding chorismate mutase has product MSKPALVAVDPRVDPSECQSMAEVRQGVDALDRALVALLAERQRYMDAAARIKPDRDAVFDQARIDDVVAKVLISAEAHDLSPDIAEPVWRLLIDRCIAHEFATYDRTRS; this is encoded by the coding sequence ATGTCAAAGCCTGCACTTGTCGCCGTCGATCCCCGCGTCGATCCGTCCGAATGCCAGTCCATGGCCGAGGTCCGCCAAGGCGTCGACGCTCTGGACCGCGCTCTGGTCGCCCTGCTGGCCGAGCGCCAGCGCTACATGGACGCCGCCGCCCGCATCAAGCCCGACCGCGACGCCGTCTTCGACCAGGCCCGCATCGACGACGTGGTCGCCAAGGTTCTAATCTCGGCCGAAGCCCACGATCTGTCACCCGACATCGCCGAACCCGTCTGGCGCCTGCTTATCGACCGCTGCATCGCCCACGAGTTCGCCACCTACGACCGGACTCGCAGCTAG
- a CDS encoding ferredoxin--NADP reductase — MTDAALSPAPVKTSPFNELEVLWVRHWTDSLFSFGVKRPDDFRFRSGEFVMIGLPGEAKDGVPGKPVLRAYSIASPCWAEELEFFSIKVADGPLTSRLQKIQPGDTVLMGKKPTGTLVLDALTGGERLFLIGTGTGLAPWLSVARDPETYSRFGHVYVIHTVRSVADLAYRDFFTREIHDDPLIGEEAQAQLTYYPTVTREDFETPGRITDRIKSGDFFRDLGLPEGFDPARDRAMLCGSMAMIKEAGELLETYGLKEGSNAEPADYVLERAFVG, encoded by the coding sequence ATGACAGACGCCGCCCTCTCCCCCGCCCCCGTGAAAACCAGTCCGTTTAACGAGCTGGAGGTTCTGTGGGTGCGCCACTGGACCGACAGCCTGTTCAGCTTCGGCGTCAAACGACCCGATGACTTCCGCTTCCGCTCGGGCGAGTTCGTGATGATCGGTCTGCCCGGCGAAGCCAAAGACGGTGTACCGGGAAAGCCTGTCCTGCGCGCCTATTCCATCGCCAGCCCTTGCTGGGCCGAGGAGCTGGAGTTCTTCTCGATCAAGGTCGCCGACGGCCCCCTGACCTCGCGCCTGCAGAAGATACAGCCCGGCGACACCGTCCTGATGGGCAAGAAGCCGACCGGCACTCTGGTGCTGGACGCCCTGACCGGCGGCGAGCGCCTGTTCCTGATCGGCACCGGCACGGGTCTGGCGCCCTGGCTCAGCGTCGCACGCGACCCAGAGACCTATTCCCGCTTCGGCCATGTCTATGTGATCCACACGGTCCGCAGCGTCGCCGACCTCGCCTACCGCGACTTCTTCACCCGCGAGATCCACGACGACCCCCTGATTGGGGAAGAGGCGCAGGCGCAACTGACCTACTACCCCACCGTCACCCGTGAGGACTTCGAGACGCCCGGCCGCATCACCGACCGCATCAAGTCCGGCGACTTCTTCCGCGATTTGGGCCTGCCCGAAGGGTTCGACCCCGCCCGCGACCGCGCCATGCTGTGCGGCTCCATGGCCATGATCAAGGAAGCCGGCGAACTGCTGGAGACCTATGGCCTGAAGGAAGGCTCCAACGCCGAACCGGCGGACTATGTGCTGGAGCGGGCCTTCGTCGGCTGA